Proteins from a single region of Pyrus communis chromosome 6, drPyrComm1.1, whole genome shotgun sequence:
- the LOC137736568 gene encoding uncharacterized protein yields the protein MWLACVCDEEEKELGRQQAPGSCPHCRGKVQAVDVEAQRKLCFLPLCFKIKRKYFCTLCSRRLVLDY from the coding sequence ATGTGGCTGGCGTGCGTGTGCGACGAGGAAGAGAAGGAGCTGGGGAGGCAGCAAGCTCCTGGATCATGCCCGCACTGCCGAGGCAAAGTGCAAGCGGTGGATGTCGAGGCTCAACGGAAGCTTTGCTTTCTGCCCTTGTGCTTCAAGATCAAGAGGAAGTACTTCTGTACTCTCTGCTCCAGGCGCTTGGTCCTGGACTACTAG